Proteins from a genomic interval of Narcine bancroftii isolate sNarBan1 chromosome 12, sNarBan1.hap1, whole genome shotgun sequence:
- the LOC138747126 gene encoding SKI/DACH domain-containing protein 1-like, with amino-acid sequence MANTMVGILPKCVDYMSNVALEGFQFGHLDIFGVKLGYLRINGKQMFALSQVLADLFTHVPRTTIRKRMEYLKIKRRRCDLQELRTLKAIKSVPTRAVKCTLISKEDLEALYTVYKAPECTKKKVKVKVREKGQFSSHPDSGYLSGFCRERTVFWRTRSPGVGCEEDSNPVVESSEECGVSERSDCRSITDAAGQGLTKYENVEKSTFCPVYRQRDGFYQEVACRYSPAFAVRFKGADGPVHFKAKYSCCNQSKIAGSGFIGNYNSSLPTPTLKSVKRMVLCGDTKALSETRCAQTGQGASLGCSSDSDCSLDPENDSDFCSTDEDEGESLLSGCSSDDESSSASDCSSAFSGASLHSIRFRRATLPSLSHKPPGVPGQPGPEERPELTAGERQSLYLGGAPQSRPICRQPGHGPSIHAKDGRTGDKNGRQASATEVAVNQPEPARNPTQPPHLTPNNFAKRGASQPSLKESSHCLQQRDLLRSETRSGASTALSLGKNYLKTIERDQAFSPPLNARQEGRIKQTFKGSDLSQNSTVDKVSRTHLRVQLRVPSDIDPIHREGLWNLGESESPGNDGLKRNRRKAQLTSSIHLNANGGLQSVRDHSRTIHRPKHSTSKGVQNRSTLQSKVSPVGRWDNGAKKKQVPSKRDKQLTSKRCPAKSPDAIPSWVTATGKRANLLKDSAKCKRVACGLATPVKKAFSLMGNFPSPPSLVVGDDGDLRPAYSFCSNHSCSMQKAHPVWRWQIGGTAIPLPPSHKFRGFSI; translated from the coding sequence ATGGCGAATACAATGGTTGGGATTCTTCCAAAATGCGTGGATTACATGTCAAATGTTGCCCTGGAAGGATTTCAATTCGGGCATTTGGATATATTCGGGGTTAAACTGGGTTACCTGCGAATCAACGGGAAGCAAATGTTCGCCTTATCTCAAGTGCTGGCCGATCTGTTCACGCACGTTCCCAGGACCACAATCCGAAAGCGAATGGAGTACCTGAAAATCAAAAGGCGTCGCTGCGATTTGCAGGAACTGCGGACTCTCAAAGCCATTAAATCCGTGCCAACGCGTGCAGTCAAATGCACACTGATTTCCAAGGAGGATCTAGAGGCTCTGTACACGGTTTATAAAGCCCCCGAGTGCACCAAGAAGAAAGTCAAGGTAAAGGTGAGAGAGAAAGGGCAGTTCTCCAGCCACCCGGACTCCGGTTACTTGTCGGGTTTCTGCCGGGAGAGGACGGTGTTCTGGCGGACTCGGAGCCCTGGCGTGGGGTGCGaggaggactccaaccctgtGGTCGAATCATCTGAAGAGTGTGGTGTGTCTGAGCGGTCCGACTGCCGATCCATCACCGATGCTGCAGGACAAGGCTTGACAAAGTATGAAAATGTTGAGAAATCCACCTTCTGTCCGGTGTACCGGCAGCGGGATGGTTTTTACCAGGAGGTGGCCTGCCGTTATTCACCCGCCTTTGCAGTTCGATTCAAGGGAGCGGACGGCCCTGTTCACTTCAAGGCGAAATATTCTTGCTGTAACCAAAGCAAAATTGCGGGAAGTGGGTTTATCGGAAACTATAATTCATCCTTACCGACGCCAACCTTGAAGTCCGTGAAAAGAATGGTGCTTTGCGGAGATACAAAGGCTTTGAGTGAAACTCGCTGTGCCCAGACGGGCCAGGGAGCCTCTCTCGGATGCTCCAGCGACTCAGATTGCAGCTTAGATCCGGAGAACGACTCAGATTTCTGCTCGACGGATGAAGACGAAGGAGAATCGCTTCTCTCTGGCTGCAGCAGCGACGACGAAAGCTCTTCGGCTTCCGATTGCAGCTCGGCTTTCAGCGGCGCCTCGCTgcacagcatccgcttcaggcgaGCCACGTTACCCAGTCTCTCCCACAAACCCCCTGGTGTCCCGGGACAGCCCGGACCGGAGGAGAGGCCGGAGCTCACGGCGGGGGAACGCCAATCACTTTACCTCGGGGGTGCGCCTCAGTCACGCCCGATCTGCCGCCAGCCGGGACACGGGCCCTCGATTCACGCCAAAGACGGCAGGACCGGGGACAAGAACGGCCGTCAGGCTTCAGCCACAGAGGTCGCCGTGAATCAGCCAGAACCAGCGAGGAATCCCACTCAACCGCCCCATCTGACCCCAAACAACTTTGCAAAGCGTGGGGCCTCTCAACCCAGTCTCAAAGAAAGCTCACATTGCTTACAACAAAGGGATTTATTGCGTTCAGAAACACGGTCCGGTGCATCCACAGCGCTCAGCCTCGGCAAGAACTATTTGAAAACCATCGAGAGGGACCAGGCATTCTCGCCTCCCCTCAACGCCCGGCAAGAGGGACGGATTAAGCAAACTTTTAAGGGCTCTGATTTAAGCCAGAATTCTACAGTTGACAAGGTGTCTCGAACTCACCTACGAGTCCAGCTGAGGGTCCCGAGCGACATTGATCCCATTCACAGAGAGGGCCTTTGGAATttgggagagagcgagagtccGGGGAACGATGGCCTCAAGAGGAACCGACGGAAAGCACAGCTCACCTCGAGTATCCACCTGAATGCAAACGGTGGATTGCAATCGGTGAGGGACCACAGCAGGACCATCCACCGACCCAAACATTCTACCTCAAAAGGAGTACAAAATCGCAGCACTTTACAAAGCAAGGTTTCTCCCGTTGGTAGGTGGGACAATGGTGCAAAAAAGAAACAGGTCCCTTCCAAGCGTGACAAACAGCTTACCTCTAAAAGATGTCCAGCAAAATCACCTGACGCCATCCCATCTTGGGTCACCGCGACAGGCAAAAGGGCGAATTTACTGAAAGACTCAGCAAAGTGCAAACGTGTCGCTTGCGGATTAGCAACACCAGTCAAGAAAGCTTTTAGTCTCATGGGCAatttcccctctccgccttcgtTGGTCGTAGGGGACGATGGCGATCTGCGCCCTGCCTATTCCTTTTGTTCCAACCATTCCTGCTCAATGCAGAAAGCTCACCCGGTGTGGAGATGGCAAATCGGGGGCACCGCGATACCCCTTCCACCAAGCCATAAATTCAGGGGCTTTAGCATTTAA